The window ACCTCTCTATGGACAATCGACAAGGTCAACGCGATCGTAGAGCTTCAAAAGAAAACTTCAGAGCACATCAAAACGTCTTCTCAAAAAATGCACACATATGAGTTAGTTCAGCTCTTATTTGAGAAGCCTTACTTAAGAACACGAGATCTGATTGATAGAGGGCTTTACCGTTCTCGACAAGCTGCAATAGCCACCCTCAAGTCACTTGAAGAGTTAGACGTTTTGGTGTCAAAGACAGCGGGTCGAGAGACTCTATTCATTAATAAGCGCCTTTTAGAACTCATGTCCTACGACACTAATGACTTTTTGCCATTTATACCTAGGTAGTCGGCTATAAATGCCCAACTGGCCAAAAATGTAAAGTTAGGTAGTGAAGGCGGTTAAAGCATTACGTTTTGATTAAAAGTTATTATCCACAGAAACAGTGGATAATAACGGGATAAGTTCATTAAAACGTATTGATCGGATGGTTACTGAGCTAGCTCGCCGTTTTTTCTATGACAAATCGGCTTTTTAACATAAGGGCATTATGCAAAGTGCTTTTGCGACGCACATTTTACCTTTTCGAAGGAACGTGCGACTTTTGCCTGGGTTTCTATAAGTAAAACACAATGCTGCAAAAAGTTTGGTTGCATCTATTGATGTTCTGTCGGGAGCATCAAGGCCGCTAAATGAAAATGCTGAATTTATTCTCCTGCCGCTGGTAATGTACTCACCTAATGGAGAGATAGAGGCTGGATCAAAGGTAAGCGTCCGGCGACGGCAGGTTTTAATATATGCTGATTTCTGCTGAGGTTAAGTGTCCACTAAAATTTAAGTGAATACTTAACCTAGGCAAGCATAATTGAAAATTAAAACCTGCATTTACAAGCTAGATATGCTTTTTAAGATGTCCCCAGCAAACCTTTGATCACATCAACATCTAACCCGGTCACTTCGGCTTGTTCACTGAGTAAGCCATCGGCTAATGCTCGTTTTTCGGCATGTAAGGCGACAATTTTTTCCTCTACGGTCTGTTCACATACCAAACGATAAACTGTCACTGGCTGCGTTTGTCCCATGCGGTGTGCGCGATCACTCGCTTGATCTTCCACGGCAGGGTTCCACCATGGATCAAGATGAATCACGGTATCTGCCTGTGTTAGATTCAAACCGGTGCCGCCGGCTTTCAGGCTGATCAGGAACAGTGGAATATTCTCTTGTTGGAATTGATAGACGGCGTTTTGTCTTTGTTTACTACTACAACTGCCATCAAGATAACAGTAGTCGAGTTTCGCTATTTCTAAGCGTCGGCGTAGTAGGGTGAGTAAATCGACAAACTGACTAAACACCAGAATGCGGTGATTATTCTCAATGGCTTCGGTGATCAACTCCATCGCAGCATCGAGCTTGCTTTGGCTCTTTTTCCAATCATTAAGCAGTAATGCCGGAGAGCAGCAAACCCGGCGTAAGCGGGTCAGGCTGGCCAGTAATTTAATCAGTGCATGGCCTTCGCCATTTTGCATATCCTGAATGGCCTCAAGACGAGTGGCTTCGTAGAGTGCACGTTCATCATCAGACAAGCTGACATGATGCACAATTTCTGTTTTATCGGGGAGCTCAGTTAACACTTGTTGTTTCAATCGCCGTAATACGAATGGGCTGATCACGCCACGTAACTGTGCCAGATGTTTCGGATCGCGCGCCGCTTTGCTAAACCGTTGCTTAAACTGTGTCTGGTTGCCCAGTAAACCGGGGTTGATGAAATTAAATAAGCTCCAGAGTTCACCGAGATGGTTTTCGACGGGCGTACCACTCAGTGCAAGCCGGAAATCTGCATTCAAGGTAAATAGCACTTTAGCGCGTTGGGTTGCTGCATTCTTGATTTGTTGTGATTCATCTGCCACCACGCTCGCCCAGTGCTGCGCTTGTAATGGTTCGCTGAGATTACCCAGCAAGCCATAGTTTACTAAAACCACATCTCCTGATTTAAGTTCTTGCAAGGCAGCTTGCCGATCATTGAGTTGATCGAGAGCGATCATATTTAACTCTGGTGCGAAACGGGCGGCTTCCTGTTGCCAGTTCAGCACGAGTGATTTTGGCACTATTACCAACGCAGGCCCTAAAGCATGACGCTGCCGTAGTAACGTGAGTGCCTGCAGTGTTTTTCCAAGCCCCATATCATCAGCAAGACAAGCACCAAAACCATGTTGTGCCAAAGTAGCGAGCCAGTTTGCGCCTTCTTTTTGATAATCGCGTAAAGGTGAGAGCAATGAATCAGGCATGGTGACGACTTGTTGCCATTCCTGTTTCAGTTTGTACCATTCATCATCACCCTGTGTAGAGACGCTCTCTAGCAATCGAGTCAGCGGGTAGGCCAGTTGGCTGCTGATTTTCTGCTCATCATCGAGCATGGCTGCCAGTGTCGCGAGTCGGGTTGCGAGTTTGTCGCTTAAAAGTAGACTGGTTTTATCATCCAAAGCGATCGTTTTTTCACCCGCTTTGAACTGACGTAATAACATCCGTAAATTGATCAGTTGCTGCTTATCGACCTGCAAATTACCGTCGACCTGAAACCAGTTCTGATCGCGAGAGATCCGCAATGAAAGTGCATCATCATCAAGGGTGGTAACACGTAGGCTTTGCTCATGCCAGCTGACTCGAAGCTGATGTTGTTCAATGATGGCGGGCAACTGTTGCATAAAATCAAGGAGGGATTGCCCTTCAAAATGCCACTCTTTACTGCGACCATCGAGACCTAACCAAGTGCGTAGTTGTTTTGAATCCTGCTTTTCGGCTGCTAAATCTCGTTTCCAGAAATGATCCGCGTGTTGCCAATCACGCAGAAGTGCTACCCCCATACCTAGCGGCAAGACAGGCAACGAACTCTGTTCATCTTCGGTCACAAGTTGCACGCGCAGGTTGTTATCCTGCCAGTTCATTCGTAAACCTGATTGACCTGACCACGGTGTCAGCTTCGCATTACCGGTTAATTCGGGAATGTCACTATGCCAGACAAGATGCGGGATCTGGTCGAGTGTCTGCTGCAATGGTGCCAATGCTTCAGGCGGCAGTTTTGGCATTTTTTTCAATGGTTCTAAGAGTGGGAGTAACTTCGGCGGCATAGTCACAACTTGCCAGAGATCACTCGCTAACTGATAGACCTTATATCCGTCTGAATCAGGTTCAGGCGTAAGCTGACAAGTGATTCGTTGTTCCGTTTTTCCTATTTCCAGTAAAGGAGAGATGAGCT of the uncultured Tolumonas sp. genome contains:
- a CDS encoding DEAD/DEAH box helicase, which codes for MELKKKNDAFSPKIISQCVTELVEANFIRQNKSTTALQLDKNGFWLLVTGCLVHQFPAPNWFLASRIGAFDLLPIIGESISHGKEATLPNYSPSHTLTPYLNSRYALPLFAYVSEPWQALMVSAWSAEEQLAGEALIQWEQMLATPNLSSELKQHIEYARWEQDLLLNDKNEICELAWYEFALLLHTPSSVGAITAQLDESLKNWQKRTRQKGFPPGILPLIWLGLYILADRNAAMSKTKQIVRWLNSSHPGLVADSAQLMNGMYYTAVNETLKPRLENPNENIQPWGYLWCCLGGIARQDDDAHVFDLLKSFNSKAFLAQAPEHLLMELSLSMLRHLLELPVGFPIFDRIVPPQDWENWLKALSQASPAQQQERVIWILKPDLKRLECKIQKMSAKGSWTQGRSIEHWQIHRLDDSLLDKLDHEILYYLTEYYYSLPMEVLEVLSRHPRLFNEAGEPLQLQLISPLLEIGKTEQRITCQLTPEPDSDGYKVYQLASDLWQVVTMPPKLLPLLEPLKKMPKLPPEALAPLQQTLDQIPHLVWHSDIPELTGNAKLTPWSGQSGLRMNWQDNNLRVQLVTEDEQSSLPVLPLGMGVALLRDWQHADHFWKRDLAAEKQDSKQLRTWLGLDGRSKEWHFEGQSLLDFMQQLPAIIEQHQLRVSWHEQSLRVTTLDDDALSLRISRDQNWFQVDGNLQVDKQQLINLRMLLRQFKAGEKTIALDDKTSLLLSDKLATRLATLAAMLDDEQKISSQLAYPLTRLLESVSTQGDDEWYKLKQEWQQVVTMPDSLLSPLRDYQKEGANWLATLAQHGFGACLADDMGLGKTLQALTLLRQRHALGPALVIVPKSLVLNWQQEAARFAPELNMIALDQLNDRQAALQELKSGDVVLVNYGLLGNLSEPLQAQHWASVVADESQQIKNAATQRAKVLFTLNADFRLALSGTPVENHLGELWSLFNFINPGLLGNQTQFKQRFSKAARDPKHLAQLRGVISPFVLRRLKQQVLTELPDKTEIVHHVSLSDDERALYEATRLEAIQDMQNGEGHALIKLLASLTRLRRVCCSPALLLNDWKKSQSKLDAAMELITEAIENNHRILVFSQFVDLLTLLRRRLEIAKLDYCYLDGSCSSKQRQNAVYQFQQENIPLFLISLKAGGTGLNLTQADTVIHLDPWWNPAVEDQASDRAHRMGQTQPVTVYRLVCEQTVEEKIVALHAEKRALADGLLSEQAEVTGLDVDVIKGLLGTS